The following coding sequences are from one Candidatus Aminicenantes bacterium window:
- a CDS encoding M20/M25/M40 family metallo-hydrolase codes for MMGERMLQAIDDNVAETLEILSGLIEIPSIRGNEKGPARFLRPRLEPFVDSVELVPVPDSLRDDPDYSFPLADFRYTGEANLRACIKGNRSGRSLALNTHLDVVPSTPGQSEPFKARLDNGWVHGRGACDAKGQAALIWLVLKSLADLGLRPGGDVTVDFVVEEECGGNGSLLLQRNGLVADGAVVLEPTDLDVVYLVRGAVWFEVKTSGVAGHSGSPGTTVSALKEAVEVMRAIETVRAETLASSREAMPQLAGYPDPAPCTFGMLHSGNWPAAAPDEAVLKGVFGFLPPFHRQDIQARLADAVRPFRAEIRFTMLRNDPSCIPETHPLTQTLLAACRETGIPARPAFMNASCDAWRYTEGLGIPAVVFGVGSIRTAHGKDERVAVADIRKAAAALIRFLDQWSGLEHVF; via the coding sequence ATGATGGGCGAGAGGATGCTCCAGGCCATTGACGACAACGTCGCTGAGACGCTGGAAATTCTGAGCGGGCTCATAGAAATCCCATCCATCCGCGGCAACGAGAAAGGCCCGGCCCGGTTCCTCAGGCCGCGCCTGGAGCCGTTTGTCGATTCGGTCGAGCTCGTTCCCGTCCCCGATTCCCTGCGCGACGATCCCGATTACTCCTTTCCGCTGGCCGATTTCCGCTACACGGGCGAGGCCAATCTAAGGGCTTGCATCAAGGGGAACCGTTCGGGCCGGAGCCTGGCCCTCAACACCCACCTGGACGTCGTTCCCTCGACACCCGGACAGTCCGAACCGTTCAAGGCGAGGCTCGACAACGGCTGGGTTCATGGCCGCGGGGCCTGCGACGCCAAGGGGCAGGCGGCCTTGATCTGGCTTGTTCTGAAATCCCTTGCCGATCTGGGTTTGCGGCCGGGCGGCGACGTGACCGTGGATTTCGTCGTCGAAGAGGAGTGCGGCGGCAACGGAAGCCTGCTCCTCCAAAGGAACGGGCTGGTTGCCGACGGCGCCGTCGTCCTCGAGCCGACCGACCTCGACGTCGTTTATCTCGTCCGCGGGGCCGTTTGGTTCGAGGTGAAAACATCAGGTGTCGCCGGCCACAGCGGCAGCCCCGGCACCACCGTCAGCGCTCTCAAAGAAGCCGTCGAGGTCATGCGGGCCATTGAGACGGTTCGGGCCGAAACGCTGGCCTCTTCGCGCGAGGCAATGCCCCAATTAGCCGGTTATCCCGATCCGGCGCCCTGCACTTTCGGCATGCTCCATTCCGGTAACTGGCCGGCCGCCGCTCCCGACGAGGCTGTTCTCAAGGGTGTGTTCGGATTTTTACCCCCCTTCCATCGGCAGGATATTCAAGCCAGGCTGGCAGACGCGGTCCGCCCCTTCCGGGCCGAGATCCGTTTCACCATGCTTCGCAACGACCCGTCCTGCATTCCCGAGACCCATCCTCTGACTCAAACCCTGCTTGCGGCTTGCCGAGAAACCGGGATCCCGGCCCGGCCGGCGTTCATGAACGCCTCCTGCGATGCCTGGCGATATACCGAAGGCCTGGGCATCCCGGCCGTGGTTTTCGGCGTCGGTTCCATCCGGACGGCGCACGGCAAGGACGAGCGCGTGGCGGTCGCCGATATCCGGAAAGCCGCCGCCGCCCTCATCCGATTCCTCGACCAATGGAGCGGGCTCGAACATGTCTTCTAA
- a CDS encoding aspartate aminotransferase family protein, producing MTSSRQKTQEFLDLSRIYEPECMNWQAPVVWDHASGAEIWDVDGKSYIDWTSGVLVANVGHAHPVLAKALADQAARLLNTFDFPTPQRLRLAERIVKALPRHLDKVIFLTTGSEAMDAAMRLAKRFTGKYEIVSFWGGFHGRTFGPMSLSGISKIRRSYGPLVPGTVLAPYPYCYRCPFDKTHPDCGLFCLNFLDEVVKVESSGSLAAVIVEPYQGTAGFVFPPPGYLKKLETWAKSRGLLFILDEVQSSFGRTGTMWAWEHESLEPDILVLGKGIGSGAPIAALVTRSEIFSCLERGEMSSTLGGNPLSCAGSLAVFEIIEKEGLLEKTVRNGAYLKGKLHDLMAKHESIGDIRGMGLVYGIEFVLDRRTKEPAPDLVKDIVLKCVDRGLMVGKLGLHGNVIRVAPPLVITPDLIDKSTAILDGVLSEL from the coding sequence ATGACAAGCTCTCGACAAAAAACACAGGAGTTCCTGGATCTCTCGCGGATCTATGAGCCCGAATGCATGAACTGGCAGGCGCCGGTCGTCTGGGACCATGCGTCGGGCGCGGAGATATGGGACGTCGACGGCAAGTCCTACATCGACTGGACTTCAGGCGTGCTGGTGGCCAACGTCGGGCATGCCCATCCCGTTCTGGCCAAGGCTTTGGCCGACCAGGCCGCGCGGCTTCTCAACACCTTCGACTTTCCGACGCCGCAAAGGCTTCGGCTGGCCGAACGGATCGTCAAAGCCCTGCCCCGGCATCTCGACAAGGTCATCTTTCTGACCACGGGTTCCGAAGCGATGGACGCAGCCATGCGCTTGGCCAAGAGGTTCACCGGCAAGTACGAGATCGTCTCGTTTTGGGGCGGTTTCCACGGCCGGACCTTCGGCCCCATGAGCCTGAGCGGCATCTCGAAGATCCGCCGGAGCTACGGGCCGCTGGTGCCCGGCACCGTTCTCGCGCCCTACCCGTATTGCTATCGCTGCCCCTTCGACAAAACCCATCCGGACTGCGGCCTGTTCTGTCTGAATTTCCTCGATGAAGTCGTCAAAGTCGAATCCTCCGGCTCCCTGGCCGCCGTCATCGTCGAACCCTATCAGGGCACGGCGGGATTTGTCTTTCCGCCCCCGGGCTACCTTAAAAAGCTCGAAACCTGGGCCAAGAGCAGGGGCCTGCTCTTCATCCTCGACGAGGTCCAATCCTCCTTCGGCCGCACGGGGACGATGTGGGCATGGGAGCACGAGTCGCTCGAGCCCGACATCCTCGTCCTCGGCAAAGGGATCGGCAGCGGAGCGCCCATCGCCGCCCTCGTGACCCGTTCGGAGATTTTCTCCTGCCTCGAGCGGGGGGAGATGTCCTCGACCCTGGGCGGGAACCCGCTGAGCTGCGCGGGCTCGTTGGCAGTCTTCGAAATCATCGAAAAAGAGGGCCTCCTCGAAAAGACGGTCCGCAACGGCGCTTATCTCAAGGGCAAGCTCCACGACCTGATGGCCAAGCACGAGTCGATCGGCGACATCCGGGGCATGGGGCTCGTGTACGGCATCGAGTTCGTGCTGGACCGCAGGACCAAGGAGCCGGCCCCGGATCTGGTCAAGGACATCGTCCTCAAATGCGTGGACCGGGGGCTCATGGTCGGGAAGCTCGGCCTCCACGGCAACGTCATCCGGGTCGCGCCTCCTCTGGTCATTACACCGGATCTCATCGATAAGTCGACGGCCATCCTGGACGGGGTCTTGTCGGAGCTCTGA
- a CDS encoding alcohol dehydrogenase catalytic domain-containing protein produces the protein MSSKETMTALVKTAKGEGFVELREVPVPGIGDGEVLIEIKAAGICGTDLHIFHDEFPYWPPVTLGHEFAGVIAAKGRDVHDWSVGDRVVGEPHTLACGKCRLCRTGSRQLCASKRSPGWGIDGCFAKFMRYPEPALLHRIPDGMTFEEAAFVEPAANVVHDVLERGRVEPTDVVVVIGPGPIGLMAAMAAKAAGAARVAVVGTNADEAFRLPVARKIAVIDVVWNVESDDVPAAASKFTDGCGADLAVEASGSEGGISLAVRLVRKQGRVAAIGLTGRAGIAFPYDAAMSKAIDFAFNMSTSYTSWDRAIHLVHTRQIDVRPLLSHQGGLDRWQEFFSALEKKQGIKGIFVP, from the coding sequence ATGTCTTCTAAAGAAACGATGACGGCGCTGGTCAAGACGGCCAAGGGCGAAGGCTTCGTCGAGCTTAGGGAGGTTCCGGTCCCCGGGATCGGCGACGGCGAAGTCCTCATCGAGATCAAAGCGGCCGGCATCTGCGGCACGGATCTCCACATTTTCCACGACGAATTCCCCTATTGGCCGCCGGTTACCCTCGGCCACGAATTCGCGGGCGTCATCGCGGCCAAGGGCCGGGATGTCCACGATTGGTCCGTCGGCGATCGCGTCGTGGGGGAGCCGCACACCCTGGCCTGCGGAAAATGCCGGCTCTGCCGGACCGGAAGCCGACAGCTCTGCGCGTCCAAACGGTCGCCGGGCTGGGGCATCGACGGCTGCTTCGCGAAATTCATGCGCTATCCCGAGCCGGCCCTCCTGCACCGCATTCCGGACGGTATGACCTTCGAAGAAGCCGCGTTCGTCGAGCCGGCGGCCAACGTCGTTCACGACGTGCTCGAGCGCGGCCGGGTCGAGCCGACCGATGTCGTCGTCGTCATCGGTCCGGGCCCGATCGGTCTGATGGCGGCCATGGCGGCCAAAGCGGCCGGCGCGGCCCGCGTCGCCGTCGTCGGAACGAATGCCGATGAGGCTTTTCGCCTGCCCGTCGCCCGCAAGATCGCCGTTATCGACGTCGTCTGGAACGTCGAAAGCGACGATGTCCCGGCCGCGGCCTCGAAGTTCACGGATGGGTGCGGCGCCGATCTGGCGGTTGAAGCGAGCGGCTCCGAAGGCGGCATCAGCCTCGCCGTCCGGCTCGTCCGCAAGCAAGGCCGGGTGGCCGCCATCGGCCTCACGGGACGTGCGGGGATCGCCTTCCCTTACGACGCAGCCATGTCCAAGGCCATCGACTTCGCCTTTAATATGTCCACGTCGTACACATCTTGGGACAGGGCCATCCACCTCGTTCACACCCGGCAGATCGACGTCCGGCCTCTCCTCTCGCACCAAGGCGGGCTGGACAGGTGGCAGGAGTTTTTCTCGGCATTGGAGAAGAAGCAAGGCATTAAGGGCATCTTC
- a CDS encoding AI-2E family transporter — protein MKLPFYAKAAFFFVGFYALFTMLSIAQDIIIPIVFALIFAIVLHPVVNFFVRKKINRVAAIVITLLLVFIIIAAFGTFFVSQAGRFGESWPVLVEKFTGILNQTVTGVAYYFDLNPKKLQAWIAKTAGELVDSGTAAIGRTLVVLGNWVVVLFLVPVYVFLILFYHPILIEFIRRLFRSGDQAQVNEIVTQTKTVIQRYIAGLVIEAVLVAALEIIFLFLLGIDYAILIGILGALLNVIPYIGGLVAVALPMMVALATKPSPWFVVYIVAGYYFIQLIDNNYIVPKIVASKVKINALFSIIVVIAGNALWGIPGMFLSIPLLAIVKLICDHIEPLKPWGFLLGDTMPSLLKIKSILKKKPKVEAAG, from the coding sequence TTGAAGCTGCCATTTTATGCCAAGGCCGCCTTTTTCTTCGTCGGCTTCTATGCCCTCTTCACGATGTTGTCCATCGCTCAAGACATTATCATCCCCATTGTTTTTGCGCTTATTTTCGCCATCGTGCTCCATCCGGTCGTGAACTTCTTCGTCCGGAAGAAAATCAACCGGGTGGCCGCGATTGTCATCACTCTGCTTCTCGTCTTTATCATCATCGCCGCGTTCGGCACGTTTTTCGTTTCGCAGGCCGGCCGATTCGGCGAGTCCTGGCCGGTCCTGGTGGAGAAGTTCACCGGGATTCTCAACCAAACCGTCACCGGGGTCGCCTATTATTTTGATCTGAATCCCAAAAAGCTCCAGGCCTGGATCGCTAAAACCGCGGGCGAGCTTGTCGACTCGGGCACCGCCGCCATCGGGCGCACGCTCGTCGTCCTCGGCAATTGGGTCGTGGTCTTGTTTTTGGTGCCCGTCTATGTCTTTCTGATTCTATTTTACCACCCCATCTTGATCGAGTTCATTCGTCGACTCTTTCGCTCCGGCGATCAGGCCCAGGTCAACGAAATCGTCACCCAGACCAAAACCGTCATCCAGCGCTACATTGCCGGGCTGGTCATCGAAGCCGTCTTGGTCGCGGCGCTCGAGATCATCTTTCTGTTCCTGCTGGGGATCGATTACGCGATCCTGATCGGCATCCTGGGCGCTTTGCTCAACGTCATTCCCTACATCGGCGGACTCGTGGCCGTCGCCTTGCCCATGATGGTCGCCCTGGCCACCAAGCCTTCGCCCTGGTTCGTCGTTTATATCGTGGCCGGCTATTATTTTATCCAGCTCATCGATAATAACTATATCGTCCCCAAAATCGTCGCTTCGAAAGTCAAGATCAACGCCCTTTTCTCCATCATCGTGGTCATCGCCGGGAACGCGCTATGGGGGATTCCGGGTATGTTCCTGTCCATCCCGCTGCTGGCCATCGTCAAGCTCATTTGCGACCACATCGAGCCTTTAAAACCGTGGGGATTCTTGTTGGGCGACACTATGCCCTCGCTCTTGAAGATCAAATCGATTTTAAAAAAGAAGCCGAAAGTCGAGGCCGCCGGATAG